GAACGTGGTTTCGATGGAATCCCACGGGTCTTCGGTGAGGTGCTTCATGGAGAGGGAAATGCGGCGCTTTTCCTTATCGACAGCGAGCACGACGCATTCGACCTTGTCACCCTTCTTGACCATTTCGTTCGGGTGGGTGATCTTCTTGGTCCAGGACATGTCGGAGACGTGGATGAGGCCATCAACACCTTCCTTGATTTCGACGAAGGCGCCGAAGGAAGCGATGTTGCGGATTTCGCCAACCACGCGGGCACCCGGGGGAAGTTCGGTTTCGATGGAATCCCACGGATCGCTTTCGAGCTGCTTCATGCCGAGAGAGATGCGTTCTGCATCTTCTTCGACCTTGAGGACGACAGCTTCCACTTCCTGACCCACGGAGAGGATCTTGGAGGGGTGCTTGCCGTGCTGAGTCCAGGACATTTCGGAAACGTGGATGAGGCCTTCGACGCCGCTATCCAGTTCGACGAATGCACCGTAATCGGTAATGGAAACGACCTTGCCCTTGACGATAGCGCCTTCGGGGTAACGTTCGGCGATGTCCTTCCACGGATGCGGCTTGAGCTGCTTCATGCCGAGAGAGATGCGTTCCTTCTTGTCGTTGAAGTCGAGCACCATGACTTCGACTTCCTGGCCGAGCTGGACCATTTCGGTCGGGTGGTTGATGCGCTTGTAGCTCATGTCGGTGATGTGGAGGAGGCCGTCTACGCCGCCGAGGTCAATGAACGCACCGAAGTCGGTGATGTTCTTGACGAGGCCCTTGCGGACCTGGCCCTTCTCGAGAGTTTCGAGAACGTCGCCACGCTGCTTGTTGCGTTCTTCTTCGAGAACGACGCGGCGAGACACGACGATGTTGCGGCGAGCCTTGTTGACCTTGATGACCTTGAGGTCGAATTCCTGACCGATGAGGGCGTTGATGTCCGGGATCTGACGGAGATCGATCTGGGAGCCCGGGAGGAAGGCGTCGATGCCGAACAGGTCGACAACCACACCGCCCTTGATACGCTTGGTGAGCGTGCCGCGCACGACTTCGTTGTTTTCGAATGCCGCGTGGATGCGATCCCACACGCGCACGAAGTCGGCCTTCTGCTTCGAAAGGATGAGACGGCCGTCTTCATCTTCGAGCTTCTCGACAAACACTTCGATTTCGGAACCGATTTCGAGGGAGTCCGTGTCCTTGAATTCAGCACGGTCGATGACACCTTCGGACTTGTAGTTAACGTCGATCAGGACTTCCTGGTCGTTCACCTGGCTGATCTTGCCCATGACGAGCTTGCCCTGTTCGAGGCAGCCCATGCCGGCGTACACGTCAGCGTTCTGCTTGCGGAAGTCCGGGGAGCATTCACCCTGGGCGGCAAGGATTTCGGCGAGATCTTCAGCGGTTCCGAATTTGAGATTTTGAGACATATTGTTTAGTTTGGGTTGTGGTTCAAAGGATTCAGGCTACGCCACTACACCTACGTAGTCGAGAATCTTTTGCACCTGTTGTTGGATTGAGATGTGTGTAGTGTCAATTTCGATAGCGTCGTCCGCTTTTTTGAGCGGAGCATTCGCGCGGGAAGAATCCAGACGGTCGCGTTCGACCAAATTCTGCAGGACTTCTTCCAGGGTAACTTTTTCGCCTTTCTCAAGGAGTTCCTTGTAGCGGCGTTCGGCGCGGACCTTCACGTCCGTCACCATGAAAAACTTGTACTTCGCATCGGGGAAAACGACCGTGCCGATGTCGCGGCCATCCAGAATGCAACTCTGCCTCTTGCCGATTTCACGCTGCTGCGCTGTCATGGCGGCGCGGACGGACGGGAGGGCGCAGTAGATGCTCACGTTGCTCGAGACCTTCATGCCGCGGATTTCAGATTCGCGGCTGACGCCGTTGATGAGCACGTGGTTTTCGGAGTCGAACCCGAGGGTGAGGTTGGAAAGCAGTTCGTCCATCGCGGGGCCCTCTTCGGCGGGCAGTCCCTTGTCGAGGGCGGCGAGCGTCACCGCGCGGTACATGGCGCCGGTATCCAGGTAGGTGATACCCAGGGTCTTGGCCACGATTTTAGCGGTCGTACTTTTTCCTGTGCCGGAGCCGCCGTCCAGGGCGATGACAAAATTTTCTGAACTACTCATGAGTGGGGGCAAATATAGAATTATTTGCCCTAGTACTCAAGGTCGTAGAGGTAAACCGTGGCGGTGTTTTCGCGTGTATCCCAGAAAATCAGCTCCGAACCGTCCTTGTACAGCGTCAATTCCCAGTCGTTATCGTAAAAATAGTAGAACCTGCCGTGCTCATCGTAGTCCGAGGCGTATTCGCGGGTTGTGTAGTAGCGGTTGTATTGGCCGTCCAGGTTGAGTGTCGCCAGTTCGTCGGAATCGATCCGGAGGGAGGCCGTGTAGGCGGGGCTTACCGGGTCCGCCAAGGTGCAGTCGTACAGGCCGAACGAGTCGAATCGGCAGTCCATGGCGTAATAGTACCTGAACGAACGGTTGAAAATGGCTCCGTCCGCATCCGGGGAACCCACGGTCCATTCAGCGCCGCAGGCGGTCAGGAGCAGAGCGAAGGCGAGGACTGAAAAAAACTTTTTCATAAAAATTTAAAATGCCTCCATAAAAAAATCCCCCG
This window of the Fibrobacter sp. genome carries:
- the rpsA gene encoding 30S ribosomal protein S1 — protein: MSQNLKFGTAEDLAEILAAQGECSPDFRKQNADVYAGMGCLEQGKLVMGKISQVNDQEVLIDVNYKSEGVIDRAEFKDTDSLEIGSEIEVFVEKLEDEDGRLILSKQKADFVRVWDRIHAAFENNEVVRGTLTKRIKGGVVVDLFGIDAFLPGSQIDLRQIPDINALIGQEFDLKVIKVNKARRNIVVSRRVVLEEERNKQRGDVLETLEKGQVRKGLVKNITDFGAFIDLGGVDGLLHITDMSYKRINHPTEMVQLGQEVEVMVLDFNDKKERISLGMKQLKPHPWKDIAERYPEGAIVKGKVVSITDYGAFVELDSGVEGLIHVSEMSWTQHGKHPSKILSVGQEVEAVVLKVEEDAERISLGMKQLESDPWDSIETELPPGARVVGEIRNIASFGAFVEIKEGVDGLIHVSDMSWTKKITHPNEMVKKGDKVECVVLAVDKEKRRISLSMKHLTEDPWDSIETTFPVDAEVKGKIVRMLDRGVVVELNDGIEGFIPVSKLTAEYIKVPADAFKVGDEVPAVVTEIDQNNRKIYLSVVDYFKNRESAELKAWMDSHKPGESGTTIGEATAPKKKTTKKKAEKPADAAAEEAK
- the cmk gene encoding (d)CMP kinase produces the protein MSSSENFVIALDGGSGTGKSTTAKIVAKTLGITYLDTGAMYRAVTLAALDKGLPAEEGPAMDELLSNLTLGFDSENHVLINGVSRESEIRGMKVSSNVSIYCALPSVRAAMTAQQREIGKRQSCILDGRDIGTVVFPDAKYKFFMVTDVKVRAERRYKELLEKGEKVTLEEVLQNLVERDRLDSSRANAPLKKADDAIEIDTTHISIQQQVQKILDYVGVVA